A window of the Yersinia rochesterensis genome harbors these coding sequences:
- a CDS encoding ogr/Delta-like zinc finger family protein, whose amino-acid sequence MMRCPVCKHASHTRASRYLSEQTKEAYYQCQNIECSCTFKSIESVDKIITRPPIKEPEIIPEVILPERKVLNRYGSNARIH is encoded by the coding sequence ATGATGCGTTGTCCAGTATGTAAACATGCGTCTCATACTCGCGCCAGTCGCTATTTATCTGAGCAAACCAAAGAAGCGTATTATCAGTGTCAGAATATAGAATGTTCTTGTACCTTTAAATCGATTGAGAGTGTGGATAAAATAATTACCCGCCCTCCGATTAAAGAGCCTGAAATAATACCAGAGGTTATTCTACCAGAGCGAAAAGTATTAAATCGTTACGGCTCTAACGCACGAATTCATTAA
- a CDS encoding helix-turn-helix transcriptional regulator, with amino-acid sequence MLAMTQQALSNTPPPMATHYPRDRFMRLPEVINTTALSRSTIYELISRDHFPAQISLGGKNVAWLASEIEGWMAERIANRQGVSA; translated from the coding sequence ATGCTTGCAATGACCCAACAGGCTCTATCCAATACGCCACCACCCATGGCAACACACTACCCTCGTGACCGCTTTATGCGTTTGCCTGAAGTGATTAACACCACCGCATTATCCCGCTCGACCATTTATGAACTGATTAGCCGTGACCACTTCCCCGCACAGATTTCCCTCGGCGGTAAGAACGTCGCATGGCTGGCCTCTGAGATTGAGGGCTGGATGGCAGAGCGTATTGCTAACCGTCAGGGGGTATCAGCATGA
- a CDS encoding aldehyde dehydrogenase, with the protein MSQTTPHPITPTLENFKVAKAQHLKNEATYEEIIASIARSQQKQRDAENHSQQADGSWRKLFRSLRGEMTDELQTEHIRRISQRELAQEFGHLIEELELDKDYTSLQLCASARPYKDTHRVALMEYARLEMSAAMKTLSPELIRAAKIMVAANELYTDSSPAKALGTLTATLLSLAGLYSFDMEKESILAELTLQQPQPGYVDSTLNNSPIKRMQLGKLIQEKREKLNPTGEPSI; encoded by the coding sequence ATGAGCCAAACAACCCCACACCCGATTACGCCCACCCTTGAAAACTTCAAAGTGGCGAAAGCGCAACACCTGAAGAATGAAGCAACCTACGAAGAAATTATTGCCTCCATTGCCCGTAGCCAGCAAAAACAGCGCGACGCGGAAAATCACAGTCAACAGGCTGATGGCAGTTGGCGCAAACTGTTTCGGAGTTTGCGCGGTGAAATGACGGATGAACTACAAACTGAACATATCCGTCGGATTTCACAGCGGGAGCTGGCACAAGAATTCGGGCATCTGATTGAAGAGCTGGAGTTGGATAAAGATTACACGTCACTGCAATTATGTGCTTCTGCAAGACCTTATAAAGACACGCATAGAGTAGCGTTGATGGAATACGCGAGGCTGGAAATGTCTGCTGCGATGAAAACCCTGTCACCCGAACTCATCCGGGCAGCGAAAATAATGGTAGCTGCGAACGAACTCTACACAGACTCATCACCGGCGAAGGCACTGGGTACACTGACAGCGACTCTTCTTTCATTAGCGGGGCTTTATTCGTTTGATATGGAGAAAGAATCGATATTAGCCGAACTCACACTACAACAACCACAACCGGGTTATGTGGACTCTACTCTGAATAATAGCCCGATAAAGCGGATGCAACTGGGCAAGCTGATACAGGAAAAGCGGGAGAAACTCAATCCAACCGGGGAACCGTCAATATGA